From one Brachypodium distachyon strain Bd21 chromosome 4, Brachypodium_distachyon_v3.0, whole genome shotgun sequence genomic stretch:
- the LOC100826288 gene encoding serine/arginine-rich SC35-like splicing factor SCL30, whose protein sequence is MRRYSPPHRSPPRRGYGGSPAHRSPPRRGYGGSPPHRSPPRRGYGGRGRSPPRRGYGGRKEQGSGSLLVRNIPLSARAEDLRVPFERFGPVRDVYLPKDYYSGEPRGFAFVEFVDPYDASEAQYHMNRQVFFGREITVVLAAESRKRPEDMRSRTRIRGYSGGQEGRRSSHYGRSRSRSRSLSPRPRGGRPRSRSYSPAPRRRDDYSASPRGRESHRTKSPIRHPKENEEGKRRSYSPAGRDGDQRDADNDYEKRSPPPDSDGSPSRRRAPARPSSGSPPGSRSRSPDASPARSD, encoded by the exons ATGAGGAGGTACAGCCCCCCACACCGTAGCCCCCCAAGGAGGGGATATGGCGGCAGCCCTGCACATCGTAGTCCCCCAAGGAGGGGATATGGCGGCAGCCCCCCACATCGTAGTCCCCCAAGGAGGGGATATGGTGGTAGAGGAAGAAgtcctccaaggaggggatatggaggaaggaaggagcaaGGTTCTGGAAGTCTCTTGGTCCGCAACATCCCATTAAGCGCCAG AGCGGAGGATCTTCGAGTTCCCTTTGAAAGGTTTGGTCCTGTTAGGGATGTTTACCTGCCAAAGGATTACTACAGCGG GGAGCCGCGAGGATTTGCATTTGTGGAGTTTGTTGACCCTTATGACGCCTCTGAAGCCCAATATCACATGAATCGTCAGGTATTTTTTGGCCGTGAGATAACTGTTGTACTTGCAGCTGAGTCACGGAAAAGGCCAGAGGATATGCGCAGTAGAACTAGAATCAG GGGGTATTCTGGAGGTCAGGAAGGGCGCCGTTCCTCCCATTATG GTAGGTCCCGTTCCCGTTCACGCTCCCTCTCCCCACGACCTCGGGGTGGCCGTCCTCGGTCAAG GTCGTACTCTCCTGCTCCAAGACGGCGAGATGACTACTCAGCTTCCCCACGGGGAAGGGAGTCTCATCGTACAAAATCTCCTATCCGTCatccaaaagaaaatgaagaaggCAAGCGGAGATCCTATTCTCCTGCTGGCAGGGATGGTGACCAACGTGATGCTGATAATGATTATGAGAA GAGGTCGCCCCCACCTGACAGTGATGGATCTCCTTCACGCAGGAGGGCACCCGCCAGGCCATCCTCAGGATCGCCCCCAGGATCCCGCTCCAGGTCCCCTGACGCGTCCCCTGCTCGCAGCGACTGA
- the LOC100831291 gene encoding puroindoline-B — MKITFFLLALLALVASATAFSRYADVRTGQDPHVRGDKGISSEQQCHQEQMKLDSCKDYVTERCTLPGEIPFTKPYKWGKGSCQEVKNQCCQELEKTSSECRCKAVWKMIEGELGGFWGVPQSQVKKVLQAAKNLPSMCNKGEACDIPVANGYYYYYNY, encoded by the coding sequence ATGAAGATCACCTTCTTCCTCTTAGCACTCTTAGCTTTGGTAGCAAGCGCTACCGCCTTTTCGCGGTACGCCGACGTCCGTACTGGGCAGGATCCGCACGTTCGCGGTGATAAGGGCATTAGTTCTGAGCAGCAATGCCATCAGGAGCAGATGAAGCTAGACTCCTGCAAGGACTACGTGACGGAGCGGTGCACGCTGCCAGGGGAGATACCGTTCACTAAGCCATATAAATGGGGGAAGGGCAGCTGCCAAGAGGTCAAGAACCAGTGCTGTCAAGAGCTAGAGAAGACATCATCAGAGTGCCGATGCAAGGCCGTATGGAAGATGATCGAGGGCGAGCTTGGTGGCTTCTGGGGTGTCCCGCAGAGTCAGGTGAAGAAGGTGCTCCAGGCAGCGAAGAACCTTCCTTCCATGTGCAACAAGGGCGAAGCCTGCGACATCCCCGTCGCGAATGGCTATTACTACTACTACAACTACTGA